Proteins encoded in a region of the Stieleria neptunia genome:
- a CDS encoding PVC-type heme-binding CxxCH protein — protein MKRSLRIALCLATVVASLTATASAQDASGIKNLKDADLDLMNNHDPSSELENFELLEGYQANLFAADPMLANPVHMHWDSRGRLWVACSWAYPQLKPGEVANDKIIILEDTDNDGVADKSTVFADGLYLPTGIELANGGCYVAQSPDVFFLKDTDGDDVADEKELVLTGFGIEDSHHSISAWRRGPGGWIYFQEGIFLHAQVETQYGVLRNFNGGVYQYNPRTMELRMFCRGTGGNPWGHVFDRWGQSFMVNNPRILYLSPASGNSDESVRIKPLISTEKQCGGDLATGSHVGDDIRGQLLTGRFKSRTVVRYEFIEDGAGFRANVLEPLIKSKHPNFRPVDVKIGPDGAVYVADWYNSIINHAQHDFRDPRRDHDHGRIWRITHKHRPLVEKPKLVGASIRSLVDQLKSPEDWIRHQARKELSERDPDSVLAAAEAWVESLPEQDPDYDHHLVEAMWACQNVERVSESILARVLDANDGHARSAGARVIRYWHEQLSDPIAMIAKASADAFPRTRMEAVLSAGFIPNAQSFLACLNALDHPRDELIDDALSQTTKALENHWRPAMESGGLQFAKSSHRDYVEQGAGIGLDRTLAELLKQESPSSQSLRNVQSQLIKVGTDDDIRTIVTAFTKGNGIRSEDTSIAMLESLQQLAKQKASTRLRRIMRGLRTLLDSDNEAVRVLAANNLGAWRVAGREELAALQDDSFSPAVKQAIAVALAQTSAKAYSEPLASLAADGDLETRYAAVAGLAHIDLDRAADAAATLMSEDPERADPVSLVQTFLSRQNGGTRLGESLAGVTIHPLVSDRVSQFHRESGLLTDTLAKSFQPSTTSGSLTADLLAEEIETLASDAETRGNAARGELIYRRKSLSCTQCHAIGPAGPVIGPNLVAVGAAAKTKYLVESILRPNAAIAEHYETKTFLLDSGSVRTGIVTFRNEQEVVLRDSSASGQEVRFATDEIEAEVPAKSLMPAGLADQLKDRGEFLDLVKFISVLGKPGDYANDESPVIRKWRVSAGPDSAAIPTDDADWLPAYSMVRGELPTADWPDSEAVFARGFVNVLVAGTVRLDLNSSDGLGLWVDDQRIDDLAAPIQLERGRHSITFSIDRKQRDDGLRVELKPVGKTRLQPEGGH, from the coding sequence ATGAAACGATCGCTACGCATCGCATTGTGTCTTGCCACGGTCGTCGCAAGCCTGACGGCAACGGCGTCCGCCCAAGACGCCAGCGGCATCAAGAACCTGAAGGATGCTGATCTGGATCTGATGAACAATCATGACCCGTCATCAGAACTGGAAAATTTTGAGCTACTCGAGGGCTACCAGGCCAACCTGTTCGCGGCGGATCCGATGCTCGCCAACCCGGTCCACATGCATTGGGATTCCAGGGGACGGCTTTGGGTCGCATGCTCTTGGGCGTATCCGCAGCTGAAACCCGGAGAAGTCGCCAACGACAAGATCATCATCCTGGAAGACACGGACAACGACGGTGTGGCGGACAAGTCCACCGTGTTCGCCGATGGATTGTACCTGCCCACCGGGATCGAACTGGCCAACGGAGGCTGTTATGTGGCGCAGTCGCCCGACGTGTTTTTCCTGAAAGACACCGATGGGGATGACGTCGCCGACGAAAAAGAACTGGTGCTGACGGGTTTCGGGATCGAAGACAGTCACCACAGCATCAGCGCGTGGCGGCGTGGCCCCGGCGGATGGATTTATTTTCAAGAAGGCATTTTTCTGCACGCCCAAGTCGAAACGCAATACGGCGTGTTGCGAAACTTCAACGGCGGCGTTTACCAATACAATCCTCGCACGATGGAGCTGCGAATGTTCTGTCGCGGCACCGGCGGCAATCCCTGGGGACATGTCTTTGATCGCTGGGGCCAATCGTTCATGGTCAACAACCCTCGCATCCTGTACCTGTCTCCGGCGAGCGGCAACAGTGACGAGTCGGTTCGGATCAAGCCCTTGATTAGCACCGAAAAACAATGCGGCGGAGATCTGGCGACGGGCAGCCATGTCGGCGATGACATTCGCGGCCAGTTGCTGACCGGTCGTTTCAAAAGCCGCACCGTCGTGCGGTATGAATTCATCGAAGACGGTGCCGGTTTTCGCGCCAACGTCCTTGAGCCGCTGATCAAATCAAAACACCCCAACTTTCGGCCGGTCGATGTAAAGATCGGCCCGGACGGTGCGGTCTATGTCGCCGATTGGTACAACTCGATCATCAACCACGCCCAGCATGACTTTCGCGACCCGCGCCGTGATCACGACCACGGACGCATCTGGCGGATCACGCACAAGCATCGACCGCTCGTTGAAAAACCGAAGCTGGTTGGGGCGTCGATCCGGTCGCTGGTCGATCAATTAAAAAGTCCGGAGGATTGGATCCGCCACCAAGCCAGGAAAGAACTGAGCGAGCGTGATCCGGACAGCGTGCTCGCCGCGGCCGAAGCTTGGGTTGAATCACTGCCCGAGCAAGACCCCGATTACGATCATCACCTGGTCGAAGCCATGTGGGCCTGTCAAAATGTGGAACGTGTGAGCGAATCGATTCTTGCCCGCGTCCTGGACGCGAACGACGGGCATGCGCGTTCCGCCGGCGCGAGGGTGATTCGTTACTGGCACGAACAATTGTCCGATCCGATCGCGATGATCGCCAAAGCATCGGCAGATGCGTTCCCGCGAACCCGCATGGAAGCCGTGTTGTCGGCCGGATTCATCCCCAACGCCCAGTCGTTCCTGGCATGCTTGAATGCGTTGGATCATCCGCGAGACGAGCTGATTGACGACGCGCTTTCGCAAACCACGAAAGCACTCGAAAACCACTGGCGTCCGGCCATGGAGTCGGGCGGGTTGCAGTTTGCCAAGTCCAGTCACCGAGACTATGTCGAACAGGGGGCCGGCATCGGACTGGATCGCACGCTCGCCGAATTGCTGAAACAAGAATCCCCGAGTTCCCAAAGTCTGCGGAACGTGCAATCGCAGCTGATCAAGGTCGGGACCGACGACGACATCCGCACGATCGTGACCGCCTTCACCAAGGGGAACGGGATCCGGTCGGAGGACACGTCGATCGCGATGCTCGAATCGCTGCAACAGCTGGCCAAGCAAAAAGCGTCGACGCGACTCAGACGCATCATGCGAGGTCTGAGGACGCTGCTGGACAGCGACAACGAAGCCGTACGCGTTCTTGCCGCCAACAACCTGGGCGCTTGGCGTGTTGCCGGACGAGAGGAATTGGCCGCATTGCAGGACGATTCCTTCAGTCCAGCGGTCAAGCAAGCCATCGCGGTCGCGTTGGCCCAGACCAGCGCCAAGGCTTACTCGGAACCGTTGGCGAGCCTGGCGGCCGACGGCGACTTGGAAACTCGCTATGCAGCCGTCGCGGGCTTGGCCCACATCGATTTGGATCGTGCCGCCGATGCCGCGGCGACGCTGATGAGTGAAGACCCCGAGCGGGCGGATCCGGTGTCGCTCGTGCAAACGTTCTTGAGTCGACAAAACGGTGGAACACGGCTGGGCGAATCCTTGGCCGGCGTCACGATTCATCCGTTGGTCAGCGACCGAGTCAGCCAATTCCATCGCGAAAGCGGTTTGTTGACCGACACGCTTGCGAAATCATTTCAACCTTCGACCACATCGGGTTCGCTGACAGCCGATCTGTTGGCCGAGGAGATCGAAACACTGGCGAGCGACGCGGAAACACGTGGCAACGCCGCGCGCGGCGAACTGATTTACCGCCGCAAGTCGCTGTCCTGTACCCAGTGTCACGCGATCGGACCGGCCGGACCGGTCATCGGCCCCAACTTGGTCGCCGTGGGAGCCGCTGCGAAAACCAAGTACCTGGTCGAATCGATTCTGCGTCCCAATGCGGCGATCGCCGAACACTATGAAACGAAAACGTTTTTGCTGGATAGCGGCAGCGTGCGAACCGGGATCGTGACGTTTCGAAACGAACAAGAAGTGGTCTTGCGCGATTCTTCAGCGTCGGGCCAAGAGGTGCGTTTCGCGACCGATGAAATCGAGGCGGAAGTCCCCGCCAAGTCGTTGATGCCGGCGGGACTGGCCGACCAACTGAAGGACCGCGGCGAGTTTCTGGATCTGGTCAAATTCATCTCGGTTCTCGGCAAGCCGGGTGACTATGCCAATGACGAAAGTCCCGTCATTCGCAAATGGCGTGTCAGTGCTGGCCCCGACAGTGCCGCGATCCCTACCGACGATGCCGATTGGTTGCCGGCATACAGCATGGTCCGCGGCGAGTTGCCCACTGCCGATTGGCCCGATTCCGAAGCGGTCTTCGCACGCGGATTCGTCAACGTGCTCGTCGCCGGCACCGTTCGGTTGGATTTGAACTCCAGCGACGGCCTGGGGCTGTGGGTCGACGACCAACGCATCGATGATCTTGCGGCCCCGATTCAGTTGGAACGTGGCCGGCATTCGATCACGTTTTCGATCGACCGAAAACAGCGCGACGATGGACTTCGCGTCGAGCTCAAGCCGGTCGGCAAAACCAGGCTGCAACCCGAAGGCGGGCATTGA
- a CDS encoding SGNH/GDSL hydrolase family protein, whose translation MKHLSIVAILLGGLFCSVAGAQSPIRPGDRIAIVGNTFADQLRIHGYLETALLQHAKGVSIRNLGWGGDMLTARDRPTNFPSEESTLRDHGTDVIIACFGMGESFDGIEALDQFRRDLQSFITSHAGKQYNGETDVRLILVSPIACEDLGKLTPNREARNDVLRAYTQATNDVASAAEIPFVNLFETSLYLMDEPVGPKLTTNGIHLNRFGYWAISHEFANQLLASDQPDDVRPWRITIDARAQTGQGRGVELSQLTINHSAVSDSQVNGFEITFQGTETTAPRLPPPTDQPLPSPLAFHRDTMVVQNLPAGTYQLTIDGEHVATAAGDAWGQGIPVDRSPAHREAERYRADVNDKNLQFTYSWKALNQVHIVGERKRSPSGRALPGEVIQFNRIANQRDETLRSGIALKSRRWRLARVER comes from the coding sequence ATGAAACACCTTTCAATCGTGGCAATCCTGCTGGGCGGCTTGTTCTGTTCGGTCGCCGGTGCCCAGTCGCCGATACGTCCCGGTGATCGCATCGCGATCGTTGGCAACACGTTCGCCGATCAGCTTCGGATTCACGGCTACTTGGAAACGGCGTTATTGCAGCATGCCAAAGGTGTCTCGATCCGCAACCTGGGTTGGGGCGGCGACATGTTGACCGCGCGCGATCGACCGACGAATTTCCCGTCCGAGGAATCGACGCTCCGCGATCACGGCACCGATGTGATCATTGCCTGCTTCGGCATGGGCGAGTCCTTTGACGGAATCGAAGCGTTGGATCAGTTCCGACGAGACTTGCAGTCCTTCATCACCTCGCACGCCGGGAAACAATACAACGGCGAAACGGACGTGCGTCTGATCCTGGTCTCACCGATCGCATGCGAAGACCTCGGCAAACTGACGCCCAATCGAGAGGCGCGCAACGATGTCTTGAGGGCGTACACGCAAGCGACAAACGACGTCGCCTCGGCTGCGGAAATCCCGTTTGTCAATCTCTTCGAAACGTCGCTTTATCTGATGGACGAACCGGTCGGTCCAAAATTGACCACCAATGGCATTCACTTGAATCGATTCGGATACTGGGCGATCAGCCATGAATTTGCCAATCAGCTTCTTGCCTCGGATCAGCCAGATGATGTTCGGCCGTGGCGGATCACGATCGACGCGCGAGCCCAAACGGGCCAGGGACGCGGCGTCGAACTCTCGCAGTTGACGATCAATCACTCCGCAGTCAGCGACTCTCAAGTCAATGGTTTTGAAATCACCTTTCAAGGCACCGAGACGACGGCGCCCCGCTTGCCGCCGCCGACCGACCAGCCGTTGCCATCACCGCTGGCCTTTCATCGGGACACGATGGTGGTGCAGAATCTACCCGCCGGCACGTACCAATTGACCATCGACGGAGAGCACGTTGCAACCGCGGCGGGTGACGCATGGGGACAAGGCATCCCGGTCGACCGTTCGCCCGCCCATCGCGAAGCGGAACGGTATCGCGCCGACGTCAACGATAAAAACCTGCAGTTCACCTACAGCTGGAAGGCACTGAATCAAGTTCACATCGTCGGAGAACGAAAACGGTCCCCCAGCGGTCGAGCCCTGCCGGGTGAAGTGATCCAGTTCAATCGAATCGCCAACCAACGCGACGAAACGTTGCGAAGTGGGATCGCGTTGAAATCGCGCCGATGGCGACTCGCACGCGTCGAACGCTGA
- a CDS encoding Uma2 family endonuclease — MSEAPPPLPSKNGEPAWEAAYLHPPQGSWSEEEFLKFHTNRMAELAEGRLEILPMPNLKHQRMLRLLLGWLENAMPEGGTALFAPLPIRLFPGTIREPDLLYIAPENRPAADVDYPDHLDLVMEIVSPGSEARHRDYTDKRRDYAKAGVAEYWIVDPVEQRVTVLSLNSDRYTEIGTFAVGQVASGELLTGLRVDVSTLMKA, encoded by the coding sequence ATGTCCGAAGCCCCCCCTCCCCTCCCATCCAAAAACGGTGAACCGGCGTGGGAAGCGGCCTACTTGCATCCTCCGCAAGGTAGTTGGTCCGAAGAGGAATTCCTGAAATTTCACACCAACCGAATGGCTGAGCTCGCCGAAGGAAGGCTGGAGATACTGCCAATGCCGAACCTGAAACATCAGCGGATGCTGCGGTTGTTGCTGGGGTGGCTTGAAAACGCGATGCCCGAAGGCGGTACCGCCCTTTTCGCTCCGCTGCCGATTCGATTGTTCCCCGGCACGATTCGAGAACCGGACCTGCTATACATCGCTCCTGAGAACCGTCCAGCCGCCGATGTCGACTATCCTGACCATCTTGATCTGGTCATGGAGATCGTCAGCCCCGGTAGTGAAGCGAGGCACCGCGACTACACCGACAAACGCCGTGACTATGCCAAGGCGGGTGTCGCCGAATACTGGATCGTGGATCCAGTCGAGCAGCGGGTTACCGTGCTATCGTTGAACTCGGACCGATATACGGAAATCGGCACCTTCGCGGTCGGACAAGTCGCCTCGGGTGAGTTACTGACGGGACTGCGGGTCGACGTTTCAACGCTCATGAAGGCATGA
- a CDS encoding ThuA domain-containing protein codes for MLKPKPLTPSVGRRAAPFAMNAVRRTTGLIPCLALIAMFVVSFVVSGPAWSDEVKRPHAVIVVGTLHYSPELSMPIFAKELQRFGFRTTIVMGEGNPEKKTENVLPGIEALAEADLAIFFMRFLKLPDEEWQPIEDYVRSGKPVIGLRTANHSFKYPAGHPRFSWNDDFGRRVLGTPYVVHQTSETQISVVEKSTDHPILSNITKTKWVSPGTLYLTRLEEGCIPLVTGSGQGRVRTLKKSFGTIEVKQHESDVVAWAWENEWGGKVFGTSFGHPGDFAEEAFVRMLINGCCWAVDRPVPGADEDISTWEIQRVDKKPKK; via the coding sequence ATGTTAAAACCGAAACCACTGACGCCTTCGGTCGGTCGCCGTGCCGCACCGTTTGCGATGAACGCAGTTCGTCGGACGACGGGGCTGATTCCATGTCTCGCACTGATCGCGATGTTTGTCGTCTCATTCGTCGTTTCGGGGCCCGCCTGGTCGGACGAGGTCAAGCGACCGCACGCGGTGATCGTCGTCGGCACGCTCCACTACTCTCCGGAGTTGTCGATGCCGATCTTTGCCAAGGAGCTGCAGCGTTTCGGATTTCGAACGACGATCGTGATGGGAGAGGGGAATCCAGAAAAGAAGACCGAAAACGTGCTGCCGGGCATCGAAGCGTTGGCCGAAGCGGATCTCGCAATCTTCTTCATGCGGTTTCTGAAGTTGCCCGACGAGGAGTGGCAACCGATTGAAGATTACGTCCGATCCGGCAAGCCCGTCATCGGTTTGCGGACGGCAAACCACTCGTTCAAATACCCGGCCGGTCATCCGCGATTTTCATGGAACGATGACTTCGGCCGACGGGTTCTGGGCACACCGTACGTGGTGCACCAGACCAGCGAAACGCAAATCAGCGTGGTCGAGAAATCGACCGATCATCCCATCTTGTCCAACATCACCAAGACGAAATGGGTCTCGCCGGGGACGCTGTACCTGACGCGACTGGAGGAAGGGTGCATTCCGTTGGTGACCGGTTCGGGACAGGGGCGCGTGCGAACGCTGAAAAAATCATTCGGCACGATCGAAGTCAAACAGCACGAGTCCGATGTGGTTGCCTGGGCGTGGGAGAACGAATGGGGCGGCAAGGTTTTTGGAACGTCATTCGGTCATCCCGGTGACTTTGCCGAGGAAGCGTTTGTCCGGATGTTGATCAATGGTTGTTGCTGGGCGGTCGATCGCCCCGTGCCCGGTGCCGATGAAGACATTTCAACGTGGGAAATCCAGCGTGTCGACAAGAAACCCAAAAAGTAA